tctctttccctAATTTTTCAGGtgaatttcatttcaattctttttccctttattattttcatgttaaagattcaaattctaacaaaaaaaagaaaaacccatcTTGATTTTTATGCAgataattgttattaaaacaCAGAAGATGAATAGAAGAAACAGTGGAGGAGGAGGTGCAGCAACGCCAAAGCTTGAGCTGAAATTGAACTTATCGCCGCCGAGAGCGAACAGGGGAGTGGAATCACCAAGCCGGTCTGCGACGGTGTCGCCGACGTCGCCGCCGAGTTCGTGTGTGTCGTCGGAAGAGGAGATGAGATATTCGAACAGCCCTGAAACGACGTCGATGATGCTGGTGGGATGTCCACGTTGTTTGATGTACGTTATGTTATCGGAAGAGGATCCGAAATGTCCGAAATGCAAAAGCACTGTTCTTCTTGACGTTCTTCATGATAACGCCGCCGtcaaaactagaaaaaactaaagactaaaaagaaaaaagaaaaaaaaaaactacaacaGAGACAGAGAAGATGAACAAGTTCTagagagagttttttttttttgaggaaTTTTTATGAAGGTAGCTTAGTTTGTTTACTGTGTTGATAGGAAATTAGAAGTGTAGAAGGATTTAGAGAGAGATATGaagaagtttttctttcttttcttttgtttatttggtggggttaaagaaaaatatttaggtttaagatatttttttctctcccttgTTTTAGTACAAGGACTATGTAACCAGCGTTTAACTACAAGTGCCCAaatgttttatgtttctttctctttctcttcctctttttctacttttgacttttatccttttttttaaaaaaattatttttaatttggatatGAAACTaagtatgatttttttaaaaaaaagtttttaaacaTTATGTGACAAAGAggtgtaattaattaatattaatttgataatattataGTGTAATTTTGAATGGTTAGCTCAACATTGAAATATTGCCCAAGTGTCAtcgttttaaaattattatctcctctaaaaataaatttaattatgaaaattatttatcaatcaatataaataCTAACAACAgatttaataaactaatattggGCTTATTCTTACTTATTAtaaaccaaaagaaagaaaacagataaatatataa
This DNA window, taken from Cucumis sativus cultivar 9930 chromosome 6, Cucumber_9930_V3, whole genome shotgun sequence, encodes the following:
- the LOC101217127 gene encoding uncharacterized protein LOC101217127, with product MNRRNSGGGGAATPKLELKLNLSPPRANRGVESPSRSATVSPTSPPSSCVSSEEEMRYSNSPETTSMMLVGCPRCLMYVMLSEEDPKCPKCKSTVLLDVLHDNAAVKTRKN